A region from the Caldicellulosiruptor naganoensis genome encodes:
- a CDS encoding anthranilate synthase component II: MILLIDNYDSFTFNIYQMIASKTQVVVFRNDKVTIDTIQKLSPAGIIISPGPGSPKDAGISSEVVKKFAGVVPILGVCLGHQVIGECFGARVVHAKSIYHGMRSRVDLLEAGKRSPLYKGVPDRFFAGRYHSLVVEKTASLQGLKIAAVSEDDEVMSILNDELKIYGIQFHPESILTPDGEKILQNFLDLCYGQVKEDAQRGA, translated from the coding sequence ATGATATTGTTAATAGATAACTACGATTCATTTACATTCAATATTTATCAGATGATTGCAAGCAAAACTCAGGTAGTAGTTTTTAGAAACGACAAGGTTACAATTGACACCATACAAAAACTAAGCCCTGCAGGAATAATAATCTCACCTGGGCCAGGAAGTCCCAAAGATGCAGGTATTTCATCAGAGGTAGTAAAGAAGTTCGCGGGGGTAGTCCCAATATTGGGGGTATGTTTGGGACATCAGGTGATAGGCGAATGTTTTGGAGCAAGAGTTGTGCATGCAAAATCTATATACCATGGAATGAGGTCTCGAGTAGACTTATTAGAAGCAGGTAAAAGAAGTCCACTTTACAAAGGTGTGCCAGACAGGTTCTTTGCAGGCAGATACCATTCTTTGGTTGTAGAAAAGACAGCATCATTGCAGGGACTCAAAATAGCCGCAGTAAGTGAAGATGACGAGGTTATGTCAATTTTAAATGATGAGCTAAAAATATATGGAATTCAATTTCACCCTGAATCAATATTGACACCTGATGGGGAAAAGATATTACAGAACTTTTTAGATTTGTGTTATGGGCAGGTGAAAGAAGATGCTCAAAGAGGCGCTTGA
- the trpD gene encoding anthranilate phosphoribosyltransferase, translating to MLKEALEVITAKKDLDYVQVKRLLESILDGELDEIKFGAFLAALKTKGETKEEISAFVDAFYEKAQKIEYSHPKTIDTCGTGGDGKGTFNISTASAIVLSCFDLKVAKHGNRSITSNSGSADILENLGIDIQASAQKILEGLERLNFAFLFAPVYHPAIKKVANVRKSLGIRTVFNILGPLLNPVSLNYQVVGAFDCEAQEKIASVLKGRRKRAAVVHSLDGLDEISVSQKTRVLELQGDNVKEYYIDPKEYGIEYTLDDIKGYTPQENAKILMSILNGEVSAYYWAVVLNSAFALYIAEVANDIEEGIALCQSAIKKGDAMLKLKDLQQHYKVGA from the coding sequence ATGCTCAAAGAGGCGCTTGAGGTTATAACAGCAAAAAAAGATTTGGATTATGTCCAAGTAAAAAGACTTTTGGAAAGCATACTTGATGGCGAGCTTGATGAGATAAAGTTTGGAGCTTTTTTGGCAGCACTCAAAACAAAGGGGGAAACAAAAGAAGAAATTTCTGCTTTTGTCGACGCATTTTATGAAAAGGCTCAAAAGATTGAATATAGTCACCCAAAAACCATAGACACATGCGGCACTGGTGGAGATGGCAAAGGTACATTCAATATTTCAACTGCAAGTGCGATAGTTCTTAGCTGCTTTGATTTAAAGGTTGCAAAACATGGTAACAGAAGTATTACGAGCAACTCTGGCTCTGCAGACATCTTAGAGAATTTGGGAATAGATATTCAGGCATCAGCTCAAAAGATTTTAGAAGGCTTAGAAAGGCTTAATTTTGCATTTTTATTTGCACCCGTGTACCATCCAGCAATAAAAAAGGTAGCAAATGTGAGAAAGTCGCTTGGTATAAGAACAGTTTTTAACATCTTAGGTCCGCTTTTGAACCCTGTAAGTTTGAACTATCAAGTTGTTGGTGCTTTTGATTGTGAAGCACAGGAAAAGATAGCTTCTGTTTTGAAAGGAAGAAGAAAAAGAGCGGCCGTTGTCCACAGCCTTGATGGGCTTGATGAAATTTCGGTTTCACAAAAAACAAGAGTTTTAGAGTTGCAAGGTGATAATGTCAAAGAATACTACATAGACCCAAAAGAGTATGGTATAGAGTACACACTTGATGATATTAAAGGATATACCCCGCAAGAGAATGCAAAAATTCTGATGAGTATTTTAAATGGCGAGGTTTCTGCTTATTATTGGGCAGTTGTTCTAAATTCTGCTTTTGCTCTTTATATTGCCGAGGTTGCAAATGATATTGAAGAAGGTATTGCTTTGTGCCAAAGTGCAATAAAAAAAGGTGATGCTATGTTAAAGCTTAAAGATTTGCAACAACACTATAAAGTGGGGGCTTAA
- a CDS encoding anthranilate synthase component I family protein: MKKAAYVRPDSSSGLFRYQGAVYNIPFFEEYSNNSIDISHIDFESIKEDYFYFESSQIVAFCYDILLSIKVFGNRIEFEDSSTKIIEYKEVLEKTNNILMHLIEKNAFITTRFNYHAINLIEDIYSTDEPYIVFTVYKKNFLVDKISGISKVVIPKGLEFKGKDFVKFNKNTKKVTSRVLYNTPKDYYISIVKQAKEDIRNGEIFQIVLSQVIKIKSDISTNQLFYKMKEKNPSEYSIVINTKDEQIVCFSPETLIKKEKNIVKTFPIAGTYRINDGDDVGQKKIEILKDKKEISEHVMLVDLARNDLGRISKAGTVKVEEYLQIKKLYNLIHIYSVVTGELEEKNLIKAILSVFPAGTLTGAPKVRAMQLIEKYESQRRGLYGGAIGYIYKDSLDLAIAIRMAIKDKKENTFLLQSGAGIVNLSIPENEYQECLTKLRAFLKIMEVDENDIVNR; this comes from the coding sequence AGAAGGCGGCATACGTGCGCCCCGATAGCTCATCGGGGCTTTTTCGTTATCAAGGTGCAGTTTATAATATTCCTTTCTTTGAGGAATATTCCAACAATTCAATAGACATATCTCATATTGATTTTGAGTCAATAAAAGAAGATTACTTTTACTTCGAAAGTTCTCAAATAGTAGCATTCTGTTATGATATTCTTTTGTCCATTAAGGTGTTTGGAAACAGAATTGAATTTGAAGATAGTTCTACTAAAATAATTGAGTACAAAGAAGTTTTAGAAAAGACCAATAACATCTTAATGCATCTTATTGAAAAGAATGCCTTCATTACAACACGGTTTAATTACCATGCCATAAATTTAATAGAAGATATTTACTCTACTGATGAGCCATATATCGTATTCACTGTATACAAAAAGAATTTTTTGGTTGACAAAATCTCAGGGATTAGCAAAGTAGTTATTCCTAAAGGGCTTGAATTCAAAGGCAAAGACTTTGTCAAATTTAATAAAAATACCAAAAAAGTAACAAGTAGAGTTTTGTACAACACACCAAAAGATTACTACATCAGCATAGTCAAACAAGCAAAAGAGGATATAAGAAATGGAGAAATTTTTCAGATTGTACTGTCTCAAGTGATAAAGATAAAAAGCGATATTTCAACAAACCAGCTCTTTTACAAAATGAAAGAAAAGAATCCGTCTGAGTATTCTATTGTAATAAATACCAAAGATGAGCAGATTGTTTGTTTTTCACCAGAGACGCTGATTAAAAAGGAGAAAAACATTGTAAAGACATTTCCTATTGCTGGCACATACAGAATCAATGATGGTGATGATGTTGGACAAAAGAAGATAGAAATATTAAAAGACAAGAAAGAAATCAGTGAACACGTCATGCTTGTAGATCTGGCCAGAAATGATTTGGGAAGAATCTCAAAGGCCGGCACGGTAAAGGTAGAAGAGTATCTACAAATAAAAAAGCTTTATAACCTCATACACATCTACTCAGTTGTCACAGGTGAGCTGGAAGAGAAAAATCTTATAAAAGCAATACTTTCAGTGTTTCCGGCAGGAACACTTACAGGTGCACCAAAGGTAAGAGCTATGCAACTTATAGAAAAATATGAAAGTCAAAGACGGGGACTTTATGGGGGAGCAATAGGTTATATTTATAAAGACTCCCTTGACTTGGCAATTGCAATCAGAATGGCCATAAAAGACAAAAAAGAAAATACTTTCCTTCTTCAGAGCGGAGCTGGAATTGTTAATCTTTCTATTCCTGAGAATGAATATCAAGAGTGTTTAACGAAGCTGAGAGCCTTTTTGAAAATTATGGAGGTGGATGAGAATGATATTGTTAATAGATAA